From one Amycolatopsis sp. FDAARGOS 1241 genomic stretch:
- a CDS encoding GntR family transcriptional regulator: MPDAGVEDLRRELLFSALRGSDGDSSLAVAIFRDIAIGIVEGRLLPGHEVNSAELARRYSTSRTPVREALLLLERESLVIVPPRRRPYVSPVDMRQVREIYEIRGSLYALVSELVVARASDEGIDGLRTWQKLLTDDAERGDVHAYFWHNVGFRNAEASLSGNGELQRRLSSLGLQMHRFRHLSLSLPGRLLHSVADHERLVNAYADRDAALAAAVSKSLVLRGLRAIERSGQV, translated from the coding sequence GTGCCCGACGCGGGCGTCGAGGACCTGCGCAGGGAGCTGTTGTTCAGCGCGTTGCGCGGGTCCGACGGCGACTCGTCGCTCGCGGTCGCGATCTTCCGGGACATCGCGATCGGCATCGTGGAGGGCCGGCTCCTGCCCGGTCACGAGGTCAACTCGGCGGAGCTGGCCCGGCGGTACAGCACCTCCCGCACCCCGGTCCGGGAGGCGCTGCTCCTGCTGGAACGGGAGTCGCTGGTGATCGTGCCGCCCCGGCGGCGGCCGTACGTGTCGCCGGTGGACATGCGGCAGGTCCGCGAGATCTACGAGATCCGCGGCAGCCTCTACGCGCTGGTCAGCGAGCTCGTCGTCGCCCGTGCGAGCGACGAGGGGATCGACGGCCTGCGCACGTGGCAGAAGCTGCTCACCGACGACGCGGAGCGGGGGGACGTCCACGCCTACTTCTGGCACAACGTCGGGTTCCGCAACGCCGAAGCCAGCCTGTCCGGCAACGGCGAGCTGCAGCGGCGGCTCAGCTCGCTGGGCCTGCAGATGCACCGGTTCCGGCACCTGAGCCTGTCGCTGCCGGGCCGGCTGCTGCACTCCGTGGCCGACCACGAACGCCTCGTCAACGCCTACGCCGACCGCGACGCCGCGCTCGCCGCGGCGGTGAGCAAGTCGCTGGTGCTGCGGGGACTGCGGGCGATCGAACGGTCCGGTCAGGTGTGA
- a CDS encoding GntR family transcriptional regulator, producing MTAPDESREAPGIDVLRQILRGGRIDVSLVDRIVEDLALQIIDGRLPPGADVNSVELARRYTSSRTPVREALLRLQREGLVDIPARRRPRVAPVTLSQAREMYEIRASLHGLVSELIVRSAPDEALDVLDKWQAHLRDDAERGDVDAYFWHNVTFRQAEAEVAGNHQLTRLLGSLGLRTLQLRHVSLSLPGRLTRSVDDHERLLEAYRDRDAPLAVALTKSIITAGLQAIEESGWSGLSLEAAPVPGSD from the coding sequence GTGACCGCGCCGGACGAGAGCCGCGAGGCACCCGGCATCGACGTCCTGCGCCAGATCCTGCGGGGCGGGCGGATCGACGTGTCGCTCGTGGACCGCATCGTCGAGGACCTCGCGCTGCAGATCATCGACGGCCGCCTGCCCCCGGGCGCCGACGTCAACTCCGTGGAGCTCGCCCGCCGCTACACCAGCAGCCGCACGCCCGTGCGTGAAGCGCTGCTGAGGCTGCAACGCGAAGGACTCGTGGACATCCCGGCCCGCCGCCGCCCGCGCGTGGCCCCCGTGACGCTCAGCCAGGCCCGGGAGATGTACGAGATCCGCGCGAGCCTGCACGGGCTCGTCAGCGAGCTCATCGTGCGCTCCGCCCCGGACGAAGCCCTCGACGTGCTCGACAAGTGGCAGGCCCACCTGCGCGACGACGCCGAACGCGGCGACGTGGACGCGTACTTCTGGCACAACGTCACGTTCCGCCAGGCCGAGGCCGAGGTCGCGGGCAACCACCAGCTGACCCGGCTGCTCGGCTCACTGGGCCTGCGGACGCTGCAGCTGCGCCACGTGAGCCTTTCCCTGCCCGGGCGGCTCACCCGTTCCGTCGACGACCACGAGCGGCTCCTGGAGGCCTACCGCGACCGGGACGCGCCGCTGGCGGTGGCGCTGACCAAGTCCATCATCACGGCCGGGTTGCAGGCGATCGAGGAATCGGGCTGGTCGGGCCTGTCGCTCGAGGCGGCACCGGTACCGGGCAGCGACTAG
- a CDS encoding LysR family transcriptional regulator, which translates to MLEARRLQIFSAVAERGSFTAAAEALFMTHSAVSQQMALLERQLGVTLMIRGPRGIELTDSGRILAERSTGLLGTIANIEQEMADLKAQQSYVRLGAFPTAGADLIPRVVRTYQERFPDTKIVLRSAHASDMPANLRDGSIHLGLAWDYDFDPRSVPADIEWIHLADDPMCVLVPVDHPVAGESEVELRELAGESWVVRSHRPPYDEAFTTLCRLAGFEPDIGFATEDYLSAQGLVAAGVGISAAPRLALVALRPDVVAVDIAGPSPRRRIAAVRLLNASHPPAAQQMLDVLRAATTPEETP; encoded by the coding sequence GTGCTCGAAGCTCGGCGGCTGCAGATCTTCTCGGCGGTGGCCGAACGCGGTTCGTTCACCGCGGCCGCCGAAGCCCTGTTCATGACGCACTCGGCCGTTTCGCAGCAGATGGCGCTGCTGGAACGGCAGCTCGGCGTCACGCTCATGATCCGCGGGCCGCGCGGCATCGAGCTCACCGACTCCGGGCGCATCCTGGCCGAGCGCAGCACGGGCCTGCTCGGCACGATCGCGAACATCGAGCAGGAGATGGCCGACCTCAAGGCGCAGCAGTCCTACGTCCGGCTCGGCGCGTTCCCCACGGCCGGCGCGGACCTCATCCCCCGCGTGGTGCGCACGTACCAGGAACGCTTCCCGGACACGAAGATCGTGCTGCGCTCGGCGCACGCCTCGGACATGCCCGCGAACCTGCGTGACGGGTCCATCCACCTGGGGCTGGCCTGGGACTACGACTTCGACCCGCGGTCGGTGCCCGCGGACATCGAGTGGATCCACCTCGCCGACGACCCGATGTGCGTGCTCGTGCCGGTGGACCATCCCGTGGCCGGCGAGTCCGAAGTGGAGCTGCGCGAGCTGGCGGGCGAGAGCTGGGTGGTGCGCAGCCACCGCCCGCCGTACGACGAGGCGTTCACGACGCTCTGCCGGCTGGCCGGGTTCGAACCGGACATCGGCTTCGCTACAGAGGATTACCTGTCCGCGCAGGGCTTGGTCGCGGCCGGCGTCGGCATCAGCGCCGCGCCGCGGCTGGCACTCGTGGCGCTGCGGCCCGACGTCGTCGCGGTGGACATCGCCGGCCCCTCGCCGCGCCGGCGCATCGCGGCCGTCCGGCTGCTCAACGCCAGCCACCCGCCCGCCGCGCAGCAGATGCTCGACGTCCTGCGCGCCGCCACGACCCCCGAGGAGACCCCGTGA
- a CDS encoding UbiX family flavin prenyltransferase, with protein MTGTELPRRNVVVAITGASGACYGVRVLQLLRERPDFSTHLVLSKAGIVTLRHECDLSVEDVKELADHTYRPGEIGATIASGSFPVEAMLVAPCSIKTLSAIATGYTDDLVARAADVCLKEGRPLLLMVRETPLHLGHLRSMTAAAEAGAIIAPPVPAFYPRPGTIDDLVDYTARRALSRVGLWELAPAPWDGDVTRRGGALTHDG; from the coding sequence GTGACGGGGACAGAACTTCCGCGGCGCAACGTCGTCGTGGCCATCACCGGCGCGAGCGGTGCGTGTTATGGCGTGCGCGTGCTGCAACTGCTGCGCGAGCGGCCGGACTTCTCCACGCACCTCGTGCTGTCGAAAGCCGGGATCGTCACGCTGCGCCACGAGTGCGACCTCTCCGTGGAGGACGTGAAGGAGCTGGCCGACCACACGTACCGGCCGGGCGAGATCGGCGCGACGATCGCGTCCGGCTCGTTCCCCGTGGAGGCCATGCTCGTGGCCCCCTGCTCCATCAAGACGCTCTCGGCGATCGCCACCGGCTACACCGACGACCTCGTCGCCCGCGCCGCCGACGTGTGTCTCAAGGAGGGCAGGCCGCTGCTGCTGATGGTGCGGGAGACCCCGCTGCACCTCGGGCACCTGCGCTCGATGACCGCCGCGGCCGAAGCGGGCGCCATCATCGCGCCGCCGGTCCCGGCCTTCTATCCTCGACCGGGGACGATCGACGACCTGGTGGACTACACCGCTCGCCGCGCGCTGTCCCGTGTGGGCCTGTGGGAGCTCGCGCCGGCGCCGTGGGACGGTGATGTGACCAGGCGCGGCGGCGCTCTCACCCACGATGGCTGA
- a CDS encoding amidohydrolase family protein: protein MSRTDTEEIVPYPVVDTHAHIVPPSLLAALEKAPVHGFSARRTEKGWVVDVPGMGETRPIGARMNEPGPRAGWRAQTGVTRQIISPWMDIQSAFLEPAAARDWAHTVNDAMAESVQELGGGTTALASVATDDGEQAATDLLEVWKRPEFTGVMLSTDPLTGSAPHEANFEPLWTVAAREEIPVVLHPPTYGPSGELATLGTMGNVHGRLIDNTVAITQLILHGLLDRHPGLKLILVHGGGFLPYQASRLDGGYRTKEAFAGELQREKPSDYLGEFVYDTVALSSSSVRFLTGLVGSDHVVLGSDYPFALGDPRPVHTVLDAGLSESDTEAILRANAEKIFRRPE, encoded by the coding sequence GTGAGTCGGACGGACACCGAGGAGATCGTGCCCTACCCGGTCGTCGACACGCACGCGCACATCGTGCCGCCGTCATTGCTCGCGGCGCTCGAGAAGGCGCCGGTGCACGGCTTCAGCGCGCGCCGCACCGAGAAGGGCTGGGTCGTCGACGTACCCGGCATGGGCGAGACCCGCCCGATCGGCGCGCGGATGAACGAGCCGGGCCCCCGAGCGGGCTGGCGCGCGCAGACCGGGGTCACCAGACAAATCATCTCGCCGTGGATGGACATCCAGTCCGCGTTCCTCGAACCCGCCGCGGCGCGTGACTGGGCGCACACCGTCAACGACGCGATGGCGGAGTCCGTGCAGGAACTGGGCGGCGGCACGACCGCGCTGGCGTCCGTGGCCACCGACGACGGCGAGCAGGCCGCCACGGACCTGCTCGAGGTGTGGAAGCGCCCCGAGTTCACCGGCGTCATGCTGAGCACCGACCCGCTCACCGGGTCCGCGCCGCACGAGGCGAACTTCGAGCCACTGTGGACGGTCGCCGCGCGCGAGGAGATCCCGGTGGTGCTGCACCCGCCCACGTACGGGCCTTCGGGTGAGCTCGCGACGCTCGGCACGATGGGCAACGTCCACGGCCGGCTCATCGACAACACCGTGGCGATCACGCAGCTGATCCTCCACGGGCTGCTCGACCGGCACCCCGGCCTCAAGCTGATCCTCGTGCACGGCGGTGGTTTCCTGCCGTACCAGGCGAGCCGGCTCGACGGCGGCTACCGCACCAAGGAGGCCTTCGCCGGGGAGCTGCAGCGCGAGAAGCCCTCGGACTACCTGGGCGAGTTCGTCTACGACACCGTGGCGCTGTCCTCGTCCTCGGTCCGGTTCCTCACCGGGCTCGTCGGCTCCGACCACGTGGTGCTGGGCAGCGACTACCCGTTCGCGCTGGGCGACCCGCGCCCCGTGCACACCGTGCTCGACGCCGGACTGTCCGAAAGCGACACCGAGGCGATCCTGCGCGCCAACGCCGAGAAGATCTTCCGGAGGCCCGAATGA
- a CDS encoding alpha/beta fold hydrolase, with protein MTPSTSTAGPLAVRRWGSGEPVVLLHPLATSGELWTPLAEALADEFQVFAFDLRGHGESAWDGKPFSIADLADDVGAALDALGLETVSLLGLSMGGSVGVNFAGRFPGRVRSLVLADTTAYYGDDAPKVWAERAEKAVSVPRAKQVGFQLDRWFSPEFREANPAEADRIVKIFLRTNSEAHAAASIAMGEMDSRALLPAVTARTLVLVGEHDYATPPEMAAALAEGIPGAELEVQVGLRHMSLIERPALAERVRAHLRAAAAVSAESQ; from the coding sequence ATGACCCCCTCGACCTCGACCGCGGGCCCGCTCGCGGTCCGCCGCTGGGGCTCGGGCGAGCCCGTGGTGCTGCTGCACCCGCTCGCCACGTCGGGTGAGCTGTGGACGCCGCTGGCCGAAGCGCTCGCCGACGAGTTCCAGGTGTTCGCGTTCGACCTGCGCGGCCACGGCGAATCCGCGTGGGACGGCAAGCCGTTCTCCATCGCCGACCTGGCCGACGACGTCGGTGCCGCGCTCGACGCCCTCGGGCTCGAGACCGTGTCGCTGCTGGGTCTGTCGATGGGCGGCAGCGTCGGCGTGAACTTCGCCGGCCGCTTCCCGGGCCGGGTGCGCTCGCTCGTGCTCGCCGACACCACCGCCTACTACGGCGACGACGCGCCGAAGGTGTGGGCGGAACGGGCCGAGAAGGCCGTGTCCGTGCCACGGGCCAAGCAAGTCGGTTTCCAGCTGGACCGCTGGTTCTCGCCGGAATTCCGCGAGGCGAATCCGGCCGAGGCCGACCGGATCGTGAAGATCTTCCTGCGCACCAACAGCGAAGCTCACGCCGCCGCGTCGATCGCCATGGGCGAGATGGATTCGCGGGCGCTGCTGCCCGCGGTCACCGCGCGCACGCTCGTGCTCGTCGGCGAGCACGACTACGCGACCCCGCCGGAGATGGCGGCCGCGCTGGCCGAAGGCATCCCCGGCGCCGAGCTCGAGGTCCAGGTGGGCCTCCGGCACATGTCCCTGATCGAACGGCCCGCGCTCGCCGAGCGCGTCCGCGCACACCTGCGCGCGGCGGCCGCCGTCTCCGCGGAGTCCCAGTGA
- a CDS encoding xanthine dehydrogenase family protein subunit M, with translation MKPGRFTYHSPRSLDEALAALQVHGDDAKVLAGGQSLMPMLNFRLARFEHLVDVNRLGAEHAEPTFGDTRITIPLLVRQRQLERSEEAARLLPVLTEALQQVAHPQIRNRGTICGSLAHADPAAELPSVLSVLDATFTLVSSRGVREVRAEDFFLFHLTTSLEPDELLLQVSVPRPPANQFSAFREFATRRGDFALAGVAAVCEFDATGAVSACRLAAAGVAPTPHRLTDVEALVTGARLGDELWPDVEAAARRQVDPTGDIHASAEYRSRLTGVLVKRALTDIREKLEASRA, from the coding sequence GTGAAACCCGGCAGATTCACCTACCACTCGCCGCGCAGCCTCGACGAGGCACTCGCGGCCCTGCAGGTGCACGGCGACGACGCGAAGGTGCTGGCCGGCGGCCAGAGCCTGATGCCGATGCTCAACTTCCGCCTGGCGCGGTTCGAGCACCTCGTCGATGTCAACCGCCTCGGGGCGGAGCACGCCGAGCCGACGTTCGGCGACACGCGCATCACCATCCCGCTGCTCGTGCGCCAGCGGCAGCTCGAACGGTCCGAAGAGGCCGCGCGGCTGCTGCCCGTGCTCACCGAAGCGCTGCAGCAGGTGGCGCACCCGCAGATCCGCAACCGCGGCACGATCTGCGGCAGCCTCGCCCACGCCGACCCGGCCGCCGAGCTGCCCAGCGTGCTCTCGGTGCTCGACGCGACGTTCACGCTCGTGTCTTCGCGCGGGGTACGCGAGGTGCGGGCGGAGGACTTCTTCCTCTTCCACCTCACCACGTCGCTCGAACCCGACGAGCTGCTGCTGCAGGTCAGCGTGCCGCGCCCGCCGGCGAACCAGTTCTCGGCGTTCCGCGAGTTCGCGACACGGCGCGGTGACTTCGCGCTGGCCGGTGTCGCGGCGGTGTGCGAGTTCGACGCGACGGGCGCCGTTTCGGCTTGCCGGCTCGCTGCGGCCGGCGTCGCGCCGACGCCCCACCGGCTCACCGACGTCGAGGCGCTGGTCACCGGCGCGCGGCTGGGGGACGAGCTGTGGCCCGACGTCGAGGCCGCCGCCCGCCGCCAGGTCGATCCGACCGGCGACATCCACGCGAGCGCCGAGTACCGCAGCCGGCTCACCGGTGTGCTGGTCAAGCGCGCGCTCACCGACATCCGCGAGAAATTGGAGGCGAGCCGTGCGTGA
- a CDS encoding (2Fe-2S)-binding protein, which produces MRDPVTEFPVRTEAETHTVACTVNGAEYEAAVDPRMTLADFLREKLRLTGTHLGCEHGVCGACTVIVDGAATRACLMLAVQADGAEVETVEGLAKDGELAPLQRAFKRNHALQCGFCTPGFLMSVTAALREETVSDEQQAREVLSGNICRCTGYTGLVKSVLEVAAERTGEEAGA; this is translated from the coding sequence GTGCGTGACCCCGTGACGGAGTTCCCCGTCCGCACCGAAGCCGAGACGCACACCGTCGCGTGCACGGTCAACGGCGCCGAGTACGAAGCGGCCGTGGACCCGCGCATGACACTCGCCGACTTCCTGCGCGAGAAGCTGCGCCTCACCGGCACGCACCTCGGCTGTGAGCACGGCGTCTGCGGCGCCTGCACGGTGATCGTCGACGGCGCGGCCACGCGGGCGTGCCTCATGCTCGCCGTGCAGGCCGACGGCGCCGAGGTCGAGACCGTCGAAGGCCTGGCGAAGGACGGGGAACTGGCCCCGCTGCAGCGCGCGTTCAAGCGCAACCACGCGCTGCAGTGCGGGTTCTGCACGCCTGGCTTCCTGATGAGCGTCACGGCCGCGCTGCGCGAGGAGACCGTGAGCGACGAGCAGCAGGCTCGCGAGGTGCTCAGCGGCAACATCTGCCGCTGCACCGGTTACACCGGACTGGTCAAGTCCGTGCTGGAGGTCGCCGCCGAGCGAACGGGAGAGGAAGCCGGAGCATGA